The DNA segment ACGCGGTGACACCGCAATCTCCGTGTTGTCCGTAATGGCTTCCTGCGGTGTACGGTGCAGTTCGTACAGCGACAGATCccacgttttgttttgcaagggCTCGATGGACGCCATGCTTAGCGGGTTCTGTGCAGTTCACTTCCCTTAACTTGGTCACTTTTGCACGCACGGGTGCAGTTTTTTTAGTATTCTTCTACACGCACCACCCTCACTAATGTTGTGACGAAAACGGCAACAAACAAGGCAAGAGAAAAAATGGCATCAAAACAAGATTTGTTACCAAAAGCACAAGGTATGTACAGACGGGGTGACGGAGTGTTCTTTGACATTCGCAGTCAAACACGGATGATCGAGTGGTGATGAACGGAAGGTAAAAAAACATCTGCTCCTGTGAGCCCGGCGTGTGAATATTATTGTTTAGATAAAAATGCACGTATCGTTTGGTGGTTTTTTTAAGTAGTTCCTTGAATTTTACTCATATTACGGATTCCCTCGTGTACGGTATTCGTGTGTGCAGTGTTGAATGGTTAAATTTGGCGAATCTTCTACATAATGTGGTACTTGTACGGAATAGTGTAAAACATGTTCCTAAACTATAGATAAGAATCATACAATCATTATACATAGATAAGAACAGTAGATAAGCGAGAGTTAGATTGATTCGTACTATTTTTATTGCAGTCTCATATGGCGATGTACCCCGGCACATGGTGTGCTCGTTTTATAAATGTTAATGATATAATATGCAACATTGTAAACTTGTTTCTCTTCTACACCATAACCATTGCAGCGTGACTGGATGATCAAAGATTTTGCGACCTACACCCCATTTAGAAGAGTTTCGTAAATACCCATTATTGGAAAACCATGAATGTTAGTATATTTCATCGATGTTAGAAGGACCCATTTAATGATGCTATGTTTCATCGTATTTACAGTGCCTTAAATGCAGCTGTGGCTGCGATAAACTCAGCAAGGAAGAACTGGAACAGATCATCAATTCGTCGGATCGTGTAAAAGATTTTCTAAAAAACGAAACAGCACGCAGTGTCTTCCGCAGACTAACCTATCCCGAGGAGGATGAATCACAACCTTCCGGCTCGCGGCAACGCCCCGTGGGAAAGAGACCGAAACCCCAGGCCATCAAGTACCTTGAACTCATCGAAAAGTGTGAGGAGCTCATGAAGAAGGCGGATTTGAGCGATGAGGCGGTCGAAGAGTTGGCGAACCATAGATACATGGACATGGAATTGGCCGAACGGTTGGACGAAAGCACTGCCGCTAACCGCACTGAAGTGCTGGAAGCTATCGTGCGAGAATATAGTAACCGCTTGTGCGAGACAGAGTGTTACGAAAAGTTTATAAGCAAGTTAGTCAAAGCGCACGAAGGGAAGCTCAAGATCGAAAAATGATATAATATGGGCTTTTTTTCGTATTTACCATTCATACGTACGAATGGTATGCTtctctattttatttaaactatttCTCGAACTcgcatttttttactttagtTTACCAAAGACTTTTTGAAGACTTAGCTGAACTGCAAAGCATTAAGAGGCGTTACCCCTTGGATGCATCACACtgaatcgttttattttttccatctTTAATTGCACTTGAAAGCACGCGCATGTTAGTCAGTGTTTTATATACTTAAATTATTATCCATCCAATGTACCAGTAATGTGTCTTAAGTATCGTTTTAGAGTCGAACTTAAAATTGAGTTTCTGTATTAACGTTTTAGAGCTTCGCATCTCttccagaagaagaagatacttGGGCAGctaacaattatttttattaataaataaatgtaaacacgtTTGAATTTTAAAGTCTTTTCTCGCTTTTTCTACAAAATATTACTTATTCTTTTCACAAACATTGAAAAACCTCTTAAATTTCGTGTTTAGTGCACGCTGCCCTATGTCGACGATCGTTTGGAATGGATAATTTACAATGTCGGTTCAGTGTTTCCATTTCACCTTCGAACAGCACGTCGTTAATGAGCTTTTGTGCCAGAATATTCTGCTGCTTGCTCAGGGAACGCAGTTTGTACGCAACGTGTTTGCCAAAAATATCAAATGCATCTTCTCGCTTCGAAGTAAATGGTACATTATTGCTAGCACAGCCATAGCTGGCCCGTGTATCTACTCCCTGATCAATGGAAGagtattttcttttcccagTGGACGGTTCAGCTACGTTGCTGGAGCCCATACTGCACGGCGAAAGGAGCCGTTCCTCATCCACagtcgaatcataatcgtTACTGTCCTGGTATGTTTCATCGTCAATATACtaaatgggaaagaaaacagTCAATGTTATGTTTAATATTCAGATCGTATAACAGCCAGTCCACTCACCTCTATTTCTATATGCTCTACAATCTCTTCCACCGCGGAATCATGTGCCGCAGCACTTGTATCACAGCCATCGTATGGCAATTCCTCATCCTGACCTTTGCCTTCGTCCAGAAAGGTGAACAAATCAAAGTACCATAACGTCGGTTGGTACACATTCTCCTCGCTGGCACCGGAACGAATGGATTTGCTAATCTTTCCTAGCTCCCGGCGGTAGCACGTTCGCAGAGTGTTGATCTTCTTTGTAACCGCATGGCGTGTCGCATTCTTGTCGATTTCTTTATACTTTTGTACCAACTGGTCGTACGCTTTCTGCTTTTCCGCCCGATCGATGTACGCCTTCGAGGTAATGTCCCACAGGCAGGGAAAACTTTtgtacaataaaataaattccgTATAAAACTGGCGCAAACTATTCGCAGCCATCGGTAGCGC comes from the Anopheles coluzzii chromosome 2, AcolN3, whole genome shotgun sequence genome and includes:
- the LOC120950624 gene encoding uncharacterized protein LOC120950624; its protein translation is MNCLKCSCGCDKLSKEELEQIINSSDRVKDFLKNETARSVFRRLTYPEEDESQPSGSRQRPVGKRPKPQAIKYLELIEKCEELMKKADLSDEAVEELANHRYMDMELAERLDESTAANRTEVLEAIVREYSNRLCETECYEKFISKLVKAHEGKLKIEK
- the LOC120950622 gene encoding uncharacterized protein LOC120950622 → MAANSLRQFYTEFILLYKSFPCLWDITSKAYIDRAEKQKAYDQLVQKYKEIDKNATRHAVTKKINTLRTCYRRELGKISKSIRSGASEENVYQPTLWYFDLFTFLDEGKGQDEELPYDGCDTSAAAHDSAVEEIVEHIEIEYIDDETYQDSNDYDSTVDEERLLSPCSMGSSNVAEPSTGKRKYSSIDQGVDTRASYGCASNNVPFTSKREDAFDIFGKHVAYKLRSLSKQQNILAQKLINDVLFEGEMETLNRHCKLSIPNDRRHRAACTKHEI